One window of Ralstonia pickettii DTP0602 genomic DNA carries:
- a CDS encoding MFS transporter, whose translation MTTTAVNPGVSGAAFEDATYRKVSWRLVPFLLLCYVVAYLDRVNVGFAKLQMLNDLKFSETVYGLGAGIFFIGYFLFEVPSNVILHKVGARIWIARIMITWGAISAAMMFVTTPTMFYVLRFLLGIAEAGFFPGIILYLTYWYPANRRGRTTTFFMTAIALSGVIGGPLSGWVMQAFDGHNGWAGWQWMFLLEGIPSILVGLWVLAYLDDRITHAKWLTPEEKALLERNIASEDAHKEDPPIRTVMFSPRVWLMSAIYFCFVMGLYGVSFWLPTIIKQTGVKSALDIGLLTAIPYGCAVVGMVLVAHSADRSGERRWHIAIPALLGSLGLLLSVQWHGDTTLAMVALTLATIGILTTLPLFWSLPTAFLAGTGAAAGIALINSLGNLAGFLSPYAVGWLKDLTHSTDSGMYLLAACLVVGAALTLSVPPRVVGRK comes from the coding sequence ATGACAACGACCGCAGTAAACCCCGGCGTCAGCGGCGCCGCCTTTGAAGACGCCACCTACCGCAAGGTGAGCTGGCGCCTGGTGCCCTTCCTCTTGCTGTGCTACGTGGTCGCCTATCTCGACCGCGTCAACGTGGGCTTCGCCAAGCTGCAGATGCTCAACGACCTGAAGTTCAGCGAGACCGTCTACGGCCTGGGCGCGGGCATCTTCTTCATCGGCTACTTCCTGTTCGAAGTACCGAGCAACGTGATCCTGCACAAGGTCGGCGCGCGCATCTGGATCGCGCGCATCATGATCACCTGGGGCGCGATCTCGGCGGCGATGATGTTCGTCACCACGCCGACCATGTTCTACGTGCTGCGCTTCCTGCTGGGCATCGCCGAGGCGGGCTTCTTCCCCGGCATCATCCTGTACCTGACGTACTGGTACCCGGCCAACCGGCGCGGCCGCACCACCACCTTCTTCATGACCGCGATCGCGCTCTCGGGCGTAATCGGCGGGCCGCTGTCCGGCTGGGTGATGCAGGCCTTCGACGGCCATAACGGCTGGGCCGGCTGGCAGTGGATGTTCCTGTTGGAAGGCATCCCGTCGATCCTGGTGGGGCTGTGGGTGCTGGCCTACCTGGACGACCGCATCACGCACGCCAAGTGGCTCACGCCGGAAGAAAAGGCGCTGCTGGAGCGCAATATCGCCAGCGAGGACGCGCACAAGGAAGACCCGCCGATCCGCACCGTGATGTTCAGCCCGCGCGTATGGCTGATGAGCGCGATCTACTTCTGCTTCGTCATGGGCCTGTACGGCGTCAGCTTCTGGCTGCCCACGATCATCAAGCAGACCGGCGTGAAGAGCGCCCTCGATATCGGCCTGCTGACGGCGATCCCCTACGGCTGCGCGGTGGTCGGCATGGTGCTGGTGGCCCACAGCGCCGACCGCAGCGGCGAACGCCGCTGGCATATCGCGATCCCCGCGCTGCTCGGGTCGCTCGGGCTGCTGCTGTCGGTGCAATGGCACGGCGACACCACGCTGGCCATGGTGGCGCTGACGCTGGCAACGATCGGCATCCTGACCACGCTGCCCCTGTTCTGGAGCCTGCCGACCGCATTCCTCGCCGGCACCGGCGCGGCCGCGGGCATTGCGCTGATCAATTCGCTGGGTAACCTAGCCGGCTTCCTGAGCCCGTACGCGGTGGGCTGGCTCAAGGATCTGACGCACAGCACCGATTCCGGCATGTACCTGCTGGCGGCGTGCCTGGTGGTGGGCGCCGCGCTGACGTTGTCGGTGCCTCCGCGCGTGGTGGGCCGCAAGTAG
- a CDS encoding aldehyde dehydrogenase (K00128: E1.2.1.3; aldehyde dehydrogenase (NAD+) [EC:1.2.1.3]) — protein sequence MHAQHFVANRLIAPDNGLRIKVFDPSSGEPFAEIARGNATDINVAVHAARQAAEGAWGQMAPAERVRLLNRVAVALIAHEDELATLEARDTGKPLRQARADARAVARYFEFYAGAVDKLHGQTIPYNPGYTVLTVREPHGVTGHIIPWNYPLQIFGRSVGAALATGNACVVKPAEDACLSLLRVAEIAAEAGLPEGALNIITGYGHEAGAALARHPGINHISFTGSPQTGKQVAQLAAENHVPVTLELGGKSPQIVFADADLDALVPVVVNGIVQNAGQTCSAGSRLLVERPVYDALLDRLASVFESLRVGPSELDLECGPLISRKQQQRVWDFVSDAQHAGVSVMAQGQIVAEAPEAGYYQVPMLFRDVPPAHRLAQEEVFGPLLAAMPFDTEAEAIALANGTPYGLVAGVWTRDGGRQLRLAHKLRAGQVFINNYGAGGGVELPFGGTGQSGYGREKGFEALYGFTTLKTIAIQHG from the coding sequence ATGCACGCCCAGCACTTCGTCGCCAACCGCCTGATCGCGCCTGACAACGGCCTGCGCATCAAGGTATTCGATCCGTCCAGCGGCGAGCCGTTCGCCGAGATCGCCCGCGGCAACGCCACCGACATCAACGTCGCCGTCCATGCGGCGCGCCAGGCCGCCGAAGGCGCCTGGGGCCAGATGGCGCCGGCCGAGCGAGTGCGCCTGCTCAACCGCGTCGCCGTGGCGCTGATCGCCCATGAGGACGAGCTGGCCACGCTCGAGGCCCGCGACACCGGCAAGCCGCTGCGCCAGGCGCGCGCCGACGCCCGCGCCGTGGCGCGCTACTTCGAGTTCTACGCCGGCGCGGTGGACAAGCTGCACGGCCAGACCATCCCCTACAACCCCGGCTACACCGTGCTGACCGTGCGCGAGCCGCACGGGGTGACCGGCCACATCATCCCGTGGAACTACCCGCTGCAGATCTTCGGGCGTAGCGTGGGCGCGGCACTGGCCACCGGCAACGCCTGCGTGGTCAAGCCGGCCGAAGACGCCTGCCTGTCCTTGCTGCGCGTGGCCGAGATCGCCGCCGAGGCCGGCCTGCCCGAAGGTGCGCTCAACATCATCACCGGCTACGGCCATGAAGCCGGCGCTGCGCTGGCGCGCCACCCGGGCATCAACCATATCTCGTTCACCGGCTCGCCCCAGACCGGCAAGCAGGTGGCCCAGCTCGCCGCCGAAAACCATGTGCCGGTCACGCTGGAACTCGGCGGCAAGTCGCCGCAGATCGTCTTTGCCGATGCCGACCTGGATGCGCTGGTGCCGGTGGTGGTCAACGGCATCGTGCAGAATGCCGGCCAGACCTGCTCGGCGGGCAGCCGGCTGCTGGTGGAGCGGCCGGTCTACGACGCCCTGCTCGACCGGCTGGCGTCGGTGTTCGAATCGCTGCGCGTGGGTCCGTCGGAGCTGGACCTGGAATGCGGCCCGCTGATCAGCCGCAAACAGCAGCAGCGCGTGTGGGACTTCGTTTCCGATGCGCAGCACGCCGGCGTGTCGGTGATGGCGCAGGGCCAGATCGTGGCCGAGGCGCCGGAGGCCGGCTACTACCAGGTGCCGATGCTGTTCCGCGACGTACCGCCCGCGCACCGGCTGGCGCAGGAAGAAGTGTTCGGCCCGCTGCTTGCGGCGATGCCTTTCGACACCGAGGCCGAGGCCATCGCACTCGCCAACGGCACGCCGTACGGGCTCGTCGCCGGCGTCTGGACCCGCGACGGCGGGCGCCAGCTGCGCCTGGCGCACAAGCTGCGGGCGGGCCAGGTCTTTATCAACAACTACGGTGCCGGCGGCGGTGTCGAGCTGCCTTTCGGCGGCACCGGCCAGTCCGGCTACGGCCGCGAGAAGGGCTTCGAGGCCCTGTACGGATTCACCACACTGAAAACCATCGCCATTCAACATGGGTAA
- a CDS encoding inorganic pyrophosphatase (catalyzes the hydrolysis of pyrophosphate to phosphate~K01507: ppa; inorganic pyrophosphatase [EC:3.6.1.1]), producing MSFNLVTPGKDIPNDFNVIIEISAQSDPVKYEADKETGLLFVDRFIGTGMRYPANYGYIPQTLSGDGDPVDVLVLSPFPILAGAVVRCRALGMLKMTDESGVDAKLVAVPLDKLSPATAYMKGLSDVPQNTLDQIKHFFEHYKALEAGKWVKVEGWAGIEEAHKEITDGVANYKK from the coding sequence ATGAGCTTCAACCTCGTAACCCCGGGCAAGGACATCCCCAACGATTTCAACGTCATTATCGAGATCTCGGCCCAGAGCGATCCGGTGAAGTACGAGGCCGACAAGGAAACCGGCCTGCTGTTCGTCGACCGCTTTATCGGCACCGGCATGCGCTATCCGGCCAACTACGGCTACATCCCGCAGACGCTGTCGGGCGATGGCGACCCGGTGGACGTGCTGGTGCTGTCGCCGTTCCCGATCCTGGCCGGTGCCGTGGTGCGCTGCCGTGCACTCGGCATGCTGAAGATGACCGACGAGTCGGGCGTGGACGCCAAGCTGGTCGCCGTGCCGCTGGACAAGCTGTCGCCGGCCACCGCCTACATGAAGGGCCTGTCGGACGTGCCGCAGAACACGCTGGACCAGATCAAGCACTTCTTTGAGCACTACAAGGCACTGGAAGCCGGCAAGTGGGTCAAGGTCGAAGGCTGGGCCGGCATCGAGGAAGCCCACAAGGAAATCACCGACGGCGTGGCGAACTACAAGAAGTGA
- the fabG gene encoding 3-ketoacyl-ACP reductase (Catalyzes the first of the two reduction steps in the elongation cycle of fatty acid synthesis~K00059: fabG; 3-oxoacyl-[acyl-carrier protein] reductase [EC:1.1.1.100]), translating to MRLANKVAIVTGGGSGFGEGIAHTFAREGASVLVADLREDAAERVAAAIRDAGGQARAVRADVARGDDTEAMREAALAAFGDVHIVVNNAGTTHRNKPILEVTEDEFDRVYAVNVKSIYWSARAFIPHFRQRGGGVFVNIASTAGIRPRPGLVWYNGSKGAVITASKAMAAELGKDNIRVNCVNPVIGATALLEEFMGMPDTPENRARFLATIPMGRMSTPQDVANACLYLASDEAAFITGTCIEVDGGRCV from the coding sequence ATGAGACTGGCCAACAAGGTAGCGATCGTCACCGGCGGCGGTTCGGGCTTCGGCGAAGGCATCGCCCACACCTTCGCGCGCGAAGGCGCCAGCGTGCTGGTGGCCGACCTGCGCGAAGACGCCGCCGAGCGCGTGGCGGCCGCGATCCGCGATGCCGGTGGCCAGGCGCGCGCGGTGCGCGCCGACGTTGCGCGCGGCGACGACACCGAGGCCATGCGCGAGGCCGCGCTGGCCGCCTTCGGCGACGTGCATATCGTCGTCAACAACGCCGGCACCACCCATCGCAACAAGCCCATCCTGGAAGTCACCGAGGACGAGTTCGATCGCGTCTACGCCGTCAACGTCAAGAGCATCTACTGGTCGGCGCGCGCCTTTATCCCGCACTTCCGCCAGCGCGGCGGCGGCGTGTTCGTCAATATCGCCTCGACCGCCGGCATCCGGCCGCGTCCTGGGCTGGTCTGGTACAACGGCAGCAAGGGCGCGGTGATTACCGCGAGCAAGGCGATGGCGGCCGAGCTCGGCAAGGACAATATCCGCGTCAACTGCGTCAATCCGGTGATCGGCGCAACCGCCTTGCTGGAAGAGTTCATGGGCATGCCCGACACGCCCGAGAACCGCGCCAGATTCCTCGCCACCATCCCGATGGGCCGCATGTCGACGCCGCAAGACGTGGCCAACGCCTGCCTGTACCTGGCGTCGGATGAAGCAGCCTTTATCACCGGCACCTGCATCGAAGTCGACGGCGGACGCTGCGTGTAA